DNA from Desmodus rotundus isolate HL8 chromosome X, HLdesRot8A.1, whole genome shotgun sequence:
CACTGGCTCCTTTGACAAGCATATGTATAAAAGCTTTTACATCAAGAAAGATTTTCTgaattaagcaaatatttttcttttctgaagatttttatttatttatttatttttggagaggggaaagaagggagagagagagagagaggaaaacatcaatgtgtggttgcctctcttgtacCCTGTACTgaggacctgccccacaacccaagcacgtgccctgactggtaatcaaccCAGCAAcccttggttcgcaggtcagcactcagtccactgagccccatcagccaaggcaaatatttttatttaatatctccCACCACctgacagttttattttgttcaaaaagTTAAGCtatggcaatttttttttcctttcaaggtaaagaaaaaataacatatatgcaAGATGTTTCTGTGCGATTCAGACCAGAATACCTTTATGCTAATGTTTGGAGAAGTATATTTTTTTATCAATGAATTTCTGCtttggcaaaaacaaaaatgaaatgctacaaaatgtattacttttttattagttttctatgtTTTGGATAAGGTATTTCTAGGTATAGGTTTTCTGGCATTTATACTGCTTGGCATTCTCTGAACTTCTTGGATCTTTGGTTTAGAGTTtatcattaattttggaaaattctcagtcaTTACTATTTCATATATTTCTACTCTTACAGGATCAATGTAATTTGTTTCTGCCAATATTAGTTGCATACAGTCCATCATATAAAGATTGAATCCAATTACGTCAGGGAGAATTTGCTTCATAGGTATCCCCAGGTTTTGAGCTTGGACAACAAACATGCAAACCACATGGCAAGACGACTAGCAAATATTGCCCCATATTTTAAACATGGaggtaaatactattattttgatCCTACATAATACCCCCTCAACTCACTTGGAATTTTATTAAACCCAGGAGATGTCATACAATATGTAATATTCTTGGAAAAACACTGAATGGACCAAAAATTGTCCCTAGCCAATTAAACAAAGTTAAAACTATACATTAGAGCATCTGCCTTTAATTCAAGTGAAGAGTAGCCTTCCAGAGGTGGATGCACCTCATGCTTCCAGAATTGATGTTGACGTACAAGCCCTTCCATCCCTTCTGGTTGGCCTTCCATTTCAAATGCCTCTTTTTGCATTCATTACATCCTCATTTagtttttgccaaattcactcaaGATAACCTGCTTTAAATGCTCTTTTAAGAGAGCAGGCACTAGCTCTTTCAACTCAGGGTAAAGGGGGTCAGGACAGTAGCTTCTTGGCATGTCACCTCAAGGCAGTACCACCCTTGTTTCTCAGAAACTCCCTTGAGATGATGCACATAGAACACCTAGTTTGCACATTGTGTTCACCCACACTGGGACAACATCAAAGGGTACCTTCTCTTCCTGACCCAGGTGGATATTTGTCTCCAGTTTACCCACAGGTGCCAAGTAAGTAGTGGCAGTGGTTTCCCATTATATGCTAAATGTTGGTGTCCCTGCCACCCccaattcatgtgttgaagctcTAATTCCCAGTGTGATGGTACTTGGAGGCAGGGTGTAAGGAGATACTGAGGTTTAGTTGATGTCATGACGATAAGGTGGCCATCATGCAATTAGTGTTCTGGAAGCACAAGAGATGAGAACTCTCTTGCTACCTTGtcagggcacagggagaaggaggCCATCTACAACAAGAAAAGGCCTCTCACCAGGGGAATTCACTGTGGCTGTTGATTTACAATTCCCAGGCTTCGTGACTATGGAAAATGtagtttaaaccacccagtctatggtattttgttagagCAGCTGCAGCAAACTAACACACACTCTGTCTCCCACCTCTGAAGCATACATTGGAGGGACTGGCCTCTACTTACCATTGCCACAACCACCACTGGCCCATCACATAGGGTCAATGAAAATGGCATCTGACTAAGGACTTGCACTTTCCTAAAGTCCCAAACCATCTTCCTCCAGAAATTTCTACATAACTGCTCTCATAAGGAACACCCTCTTCTTCACCCATTCTTTTGAGTTCACCTCTATGTCTGAACAGGTTCTTCAACATACTAACACATATATGAGTACAACTTGCAGGCGATAAAATTACATGAAAGAGACAGGACTTCCATTAGCATCCCCAGTACTAACACTGAGACTTCCCAAGAGCAGATACTCGGGGTGTGGTGGATAAAAGAGCCAGAAAACACAAGACTTAATTTCTTAAGATTCAATTTCTCTTAAGTCTTGAACAAATTAACAACATCAAATATAACATTTAAGTTTACAAAACTGGAAACTGACAGGAACAATGAAAACTAATAAGACTgatcatgcttttttttttttcctattacccCCAAAATTTCACTTTGGGATCCTTTTACAACTCCAAGAATATTACCCCTTTTGTGATGTTATATATTCTGGTCTAGAAGACAAAAAGCCTCAGACTTCTCTAGGGGTGGCCCTGGAAGGTGCGCTGACTTTGGCAATAGCGGCAGCCCCGGCTGCTGCATCTTTGGCTCAGCCTCTTGCCTCTGTCTGCCTCATCTTGCAAAGCCTCTTCATAACTGTGTGGATAGGCACTGGGGAGGGTACCATTGGCCTTTGCCCAAAACTCCAGCACTTTCATCTTGCTGGTTTCAAGATGTGCTTGTGGGCCCCACAGGAACTCATAGTATGGAGGATCACTGTTGGGCACCTGGCGGTACTCCAGGTACTGGAGCCTCACAAAATCTTTGGTGATGAGCTTCCTGGGCTCCCCAAAGATGGAGTGCCTCCTCCCAGCATATACTCGCATCACTTTCAGTTGTCTCCAGATATCTTCCTCAGAGATACGGTTGCCATGTATGAAGATCATGGCCAGGATATTCATCAGGAAACCGGTCTTGGGTGACCCCTTGCCAGGACGCACCCTCCCATTATTGGGGAGTTTCAGTTTGCTGACAAGGGTATACAAGTGACTCGGTGGGTCGGCTTCATGCAACTCTAATGCGAAGATAGATTCAAAGTGCTCAGAGGCACTCTTGAGCAACTCAGCAAATTGGGTCTGGTAATCTTCCCCAACAATTTCCAGCATGTCAGCCTTCAAAATGGGCGCTTTCGCTTTATACCTGTTCAGAATATATAGCTCCAAATTCAAAGTCTTGTTGTTGAAAATATCCATCTCTAAGAACTCAGTGCAGAATGAGGCCTCAGACAAGTCTGCCAGATCCTCATCATAGCTGTTGGAAGCTTTGTCACATCCAGGGCAAGAAGCACCTGCAGAAGGACTGGTGGGAGTTGATGCTCTTTGAAGCCCCTGAGAAGtgctatatgatccagcaacagGCAGACTCTGGGCATTACCTTCATCctgaggagcagaggagggagtaGACTCCTCTTCTGCTGCTACAGAGCTCTCGGCATTGCCACAACTCTGAGGCTCACCTTGGGCCTGTTGGCGTTTCTTTCTGGCCCGGAGCTTACTTTTCTGACCTCGAGGCATGAGGACACTAGTCAGGGACAGCAGGCAGGAGTATGGGCAGCAAGTCAGGAGATGTGGTCACCTGGAGGACAAAAAAAGAGATGGTGTGAGTGCTGTCAGTGGGGAGACTGATGTTACCTTGGTTTCCACCAAGGCCACCTCTCCAGGTTTCCTTGAGGCCAGTTTTCTAGGAACCCACAGAGCACTTGCTGTGGTCCCACTGTCCCCTGAGAACTCCGGGCAGGCCAGAGGGAACCTCAGACTATAGCCTACCAGACCTGCCTGCCTGGGGAGTACTGGGGTGACAGCAGTGGGGACTGCCAGTGGGACCGGGTGTTCCAGGATGTGAGGGTCTTCTCAGTTCACCATTAGAACCATCCTGTTAACTATTGGCAGGTCCTGGGCccactctattctgttccaatgaAGTTGACACTTCACACCGAAGCAACCAGGGCTCTGAGACCCCAGGGGAGGCAGTGAAGAGTTTCCTTAGCACCTATGCCTGTCAGGGGGCACCCAACTGAGACATATGTGGAGGCATCTCCTTCATGGGCTGCTTGGTCCTCAGTTTTCATGCAGGGTACTCACATGATCTCCAGGCACTACCTGGCTATACCTCCCTTCTGCAGACAGTGGCTGCACCCTCACACTAAAGATCTCTTCAGATTAGATGTCAATCAGTGAGGGTGAGCCTCAGCCTGGCAGGCCTGCCCTGAGCCTTCAGGTTCCAAATGCAAAGGTGAGGATCAGAATTTCGTGATCTCATTCAATGGCACATGGCCCCTTCAATCTTTCTTTTCACATTTGTCATAGCCTGGCCTCCTCTTTCCTGCCTGGATTTTCTGAGatcgccccctcccccaggagggTGAGGAGCTCCTCAACTGCCTGTGTTCTCCAAGGCTGTGAATAGGGGCTCCTTTGATCCCTCGCTGTGGGTGTTCCGGCATATATCATGGGCCAGGAGACCCCTTAACTCCCGGAAAGACCTGCAAACCCCCCTACTGCGGAGGGTAAACTGTCCTTTTCAAAGGCAACATCTCACTCCCTCCGCCCGGCAgcgcccatcccccaccctccctctgagAACGCCAAAGACCACGAGGAGTGTCCGTCATCGTGTCCCCGAAAACATAGGTATCCCGGTCTGCCAGGTGGATGGGTTTCCCTAGGTCCTCTGACTCCTTCTGCAGTTGGGACGCTTTCTTAACTTGAGCCCCCTACCTCCCCAGCCACCCCGGGAGACGCGAACGGGTCCTTCGCGGGAATTTCTGCCAAGTTTCTTTGTCTTGACCCTTGTTAGGGTCTTCTTCGCCTGTCCCTTTTGAACTGCTCCCCCACTTACAGCAAGGCCCACCCCTTCCTGAGACTCGGGCTGGAATTCTCAAGCCCTACTGCTTGGCCCAGGGTCTCCTAGGCCTGAGACCCGGGGCACGGCAGCGGCAAAGGCCTGACTCCAGGGGCCGGTGGTTCCTTCATTCTTCATTCAGCCTCCTCACCTTGACTGCAGACACAGCCTGGGCTTCCTCTCTCGCCTGCCCTGGGCCACCGCCCCAGGAAAATCTCTCTCCTCCCAAGATGGCCTAGGAGGAAGCGTGCGCAGCTTTTCAGGGCACCAACGACATGGCCTCTCAAGGTTCACTGATGCGCAGAAACTCTTGCGCCCCCTCTGTTCTGGGGTGAAGGGAGCCTCAGTCTCAGCCAGGATTCTCAATTACACCCCGCCTAGGGCCTTGCAGGCTGCCCTGGGCCACAGCCCTGACCACACGGTACTCACTCCCCAGAGGGGTTCCGAGCCAAAGTAACCCCACAGCCTAGATCTAAGAGCAGATGAGGGCAAGTGTTCGCACGACCCTCTGTAAAGTTGTGTCATTCATCTTGGTCCTCCACTGGGCTCATGTCCCTTTAATGAAAGGCTTCCTGGGAAATGCCAAATCCCTGCAAACTCTCGCGTGGTCTCCGTACTGCAAGTCTTAACAGAGAATAGCCCTGTGTCCCAGCAGTGATGTGAGATGGCGAAGCTAAACAACCAGGCAGACAGAGGAATCCGGATAAATGGTGGGCtgtcagtgaaaaacaaaagcaaagaaacaaaccaagcaaagaaACCCACACACATCTACTCCTTCTTTTTATGATCCAAACTTGGCCGTGTAGGTAATTTTTGTGGGCTAAAAGATTTACTAACAGTAGGGAACAGGCTGAGCCAGATAATTTTGGAAGATTCCATCTTACATGACCACATTTTTACCAGATATTTTAGCTTTTTTCCATTAttcatatttcttattattttgctATTCACGTGGCTCTAGGTATACATTCCAATCTGTAGGTTgggcacattttttaaaaaattggctgaGTTGTACTTTGGATTTGtgggcagaaaaatgaaaaacaatacacCGGGTCTGCTTCGAGGTGTTAGTGTTGGGACAGTGTATGCCCTAGATCAGTTCAGACCTGAAGTCTGGTCTAGTTCTGTCACTAACTGCCTTGTGACTATCAGAGTAAGGTAGGATCTGCAACTGCCAACGAAGTTTGATAAACCCTatataaaaagactttgggaatGTAGGCCTTGTACGTGAAGTATCCATCAAGATGACTCTTAAATATTGGCTATGTGATGAATGGCAGTTATCATTTTTACCCAGACAGTATCATCCTAGGTaggaatgggtttttttttaatacaggatatgtcaaaaaaaaaaaaaatgccatgcTGCCAGGCAAGAAAACACTGAATCAGTCAGAAATTTGCtagataatataaaataaaatagctataCTTCATtacagaatttattctttaatatgggcttgcttgttcttttttcttctcaaagaGATGTACCTCAGAGTTCCTTGAAATTTGTCCAGCACCAACACTTTCAGGCCTTCCTAGAGGTCCTTCCATGCAAaccctctcattttctttttctttttttgccttccaCAAAAATGTAACCCCCTTTTAGAATTCAGTGAATTACATTTGGGATACCCTAATAAAAACTCCCTTTTAATGCAGGTGTATTTGACTCTACCAATTCAAACCAGAAGGTGTCAGTCAACACAGTGGCTTCTGTGCATCTCACTTCAAGGGAGTTCACCACGCTGAGAAACTCCCTTCAGACAGTCTGCTAGACCCCTATTTGTGTACCGTGTTTTCCTGCATGGAGATAAGAGCAGAGACACCTTCGATTCCTGCTTTGGGAGGCTGAGCTATATCCCTCAAAAGTTCATGTTGATGGCATAAGATCCAGTACCTCCGAATGTGCCTGTTCTTGGAGATAAGGTCTTTCAAATGATGGTTAAGTTAAAATACAACCATTAAGGTGGGCCACCATTCCATCTGCGTGGGTCCCTAATAGGAAGTTTTTAGGGCATACAAGAAAACACCAGGCATACGCTCACAGAAAGGAACAGCCATGTGAAGAGGGTAGCCATCTACCAGCCATGGAGAGAGGCCTCTGAGTGAACCAATCCAGCCAGGTCCTTGACTgtggacttccggcctccagaactataagacaATAAATTGTTTCAGCCCCCCAGGGTGCAATAAGGCAACAAATACACTGTCCCAGGTAGGGCTTTACTTCTGGATTATCTGCCATCCTAAATAAATTTATACCAGCATGTTCAGTGACCTCCTATTTACCCCATGAGGTGACGAAGGAATTTCCACAGTGTGGTTATGTGGTGTCCAAACACACAACACTGGACCTTGTGCCAATGAGCTACCCAGCCACTTATCAATCACCTATACTCGCAGAATGGGGAGAAGGACACCACATGTCCCACAGTGGCACCACGGGGTGGACTCAGGAACAGTGAATGAACAGGGTCTGTGGGAGGCAGCGTTTGTGGTGTCAAGAAGATGGTAGTATGGAATCAGATCATTTGCAAAGCTCGCAGGCTGGGAGGAATCAGAACTTTGCCACTGAGGCATAAGCAAGATGTGGGCCTTGTCCCCTTCCTAAAGATGGTTGTTTGGTAGGGATCTTTATCTGCAAGTGACGAGGATATGGAAGATATAGAGGATAACTTGCACTTATGTGAGGTGAGACCCTGCTGGTTTCACCACCTGTCCAGGCACCACATAATATTGGATTTTAGTGTTAGACCCTTCCACCACGGTGCAGTTTTCCATTGAAGTATTTTCTCTCTCAACTCAGACATCTCATCAGAGGGTctggcctctgctccccagccccacagcctcaTCTACTCCACCATGTATCTTCATTCCAAATGACATCTCAAAGACTGACTTGCCGCATCCCCAAACTTAAACTTCCCCGACTCAGAGAATTTACACTCTAGTGCTTCCAACTGGAACTCCTCCTGAATCACccacccttcccccccccccccccgtaagtACAGAGGATGTCTCACAATCCTTCTTACATGATTGTAGCTCCTGCCTAGCAAAGCTCTCTGAGCGGACACTGGGTCTTTATCTTAGCCTTCCCAGTGCTAGCACAGAGCCTTTCAAACACCAGGCGCTAAATTATGAGTGGGAAATTGAAGAGAAAGGGTGCAAGAACTTGATTTTGTTAAGATTTACTATCTCTTACATTCTTTAATGAGCTAAGCATATCCAGGTAATAAACCAATTACACAAAACAAAAGACTGAAAGGAGGAACAAGAATCAGGTTGAatgaatgttatatattttttctattccaTTATCTTGAAAATTTTACTGTGGGATTCTTTCACATTTCCACAAAATTCCCTTTTATAATGGCAGAGGTATTTTTTATAACTATTAACTGTCATCAGATTTTTGTAGGAGTGTAGACAATGATGGTTATGGACAGGGG
Protein-coding regions in this window:
- the LOC112313266 gene encoding melanoma-associated antigen B5-like, translating into MPRGQKSKLRARKKRQQAQGEPQSCGNAESSVAAEEESTPSSAPQDEGNAQSLPVAGSYSTSQGLQRASTPTSPSAGASCPGCDKASNSYDEDLADLSEASFCTEFLEMDIFNNKTLNLELYILNRYKAKAPILKADMLEIVGEDYQTQFAELLKSASEHFESIFALELHEADPPSHLYTLVSKLKLPNNGRVRPGKGSPKTGFLMNILAMIFIHGNRISEEDIWRQLKVMRVYAGRRHSIFGEPRKLITKDFVRLQYLEYRQVPNSDPPYYEFLWGPQAHLETSKMKVLEFWAKANGTLPSAYPHSYEEALQDEADRGKRLSQRCSSRGCRYCQSQRTFQGHP